ctcgggctacggacctcgaaattcgattccaggcatacgcccaagtcccatattatACTACGGGACCGTTAAATCACAggtccgggcccgtttaccaaaaatattgatcgaagtcaactttaattaattttaaaggcaaatttcaatatttttcttaaattttatataaaaactttttgaaaatgCGCCCGGGCTGCGCAGGCAAATAGAGGAGAAATAAAATGAAGTTTTCAAGGCTTCAAAACCTGGATTCGGATTCTTAAACAAAAGATGAccatttgggtcatcacatgcgCGTTGTTCTATAGGCAAAGCGCGAGTTAGGATTCATTACTAGAACGTGCATTAAAGCTTCATTTGAAGATAAATGGCATGAGGAATGGGAGACATGCAATGAAATAGCGCATTCATGGATTATGAACTCAGTTTCGAAGGATCTACTAAGTGGAATAATTTATACATCAGATGCGCATGTAGTGTGGGAAGATCTTAAGAGGCAATTTGATAAGGTGAATCGAGTGAGGATCTTTCAAATGCATAGAGGAATTTCGAGGTTATCACAAGGATCTGACTCTGTTGTTGTGTACTTCACAAAGCTGAAAGAGCTATGGGCTGAATATGATGTACTTGTACCGAATTGTGGATGTGTGAAATTAAAGGAATATGTTATACATCTGCATCAACAGAGGTTGATGCAATTTTTGGATGGTCTGAATGACACTTATGACCAAGCTCGAAGACAGATTTTGATGAAGATGACTGAACCTACACTCAACCAAGCATATGCTATGATCACACAAGATGAAAGCCAACAGTTTATGGGAGGTAGTGCAATGGAAGAAAAGATGGATCCTATGGCAATGCAAGTTGGAAGAGGTCAAGATTTTCGAGGGAAGAAACAATTTCTGCAGTGTGAGCATTGCTATATGAAGGGCCACACTAAGGAGAATTTCTTCAAAATCATTGGTTACCCTGATGatttcaaaaggaagaaaaattatTAGACTAGAGAATATAGGACTAAGGGACCTTTCACTGCAGTCAACAATATGGAAGGACCAGCATCTTCCAACTCACAAGGAGCAACACAGCAGAAAGGAGATTACTTCTTTACTGAAGCACAGTACCAGCAGATACTTCACTTGCTCAACAAGGATTCAAATATTGATAATCAGACACAAGAAAACATAGTGGCAGGTAATATTATATCTTTTGTCTCAAGTGTCTCTAATGACAATTAGATAGTGGACTCAGGGGCCACACATCACATAGCATCTTTACTAGAATTACTACAAGATGTCAAGAATGTATCTACTTAATAAAGGGAAAATGTGAGATTACCAAATGGAACATAATGGTAGTACACAGATTTTAGCAGATACTAAACTGGAAAATATGTTGTAAGTTCTTGACTTTAAGTTTAACTTATCATCAATTTCAAACTTAACCAGGGACTTACAATGTGGTGCTCTATTCCTGCCCAAAATATGTGTCTTTCAGGACCTTTACAGTGGCAGGGTGAAGAGGATTGGCAAGGAAACTGGTGgcctttatttgataagaggtagAAGAACAGAACAAATATCTACTCATATCATTTCAGTGGAGAGGAAAAAAGATACAGGAGAACTTTGGCGATTAGGACAAACTTCAATGCCAGTAATGCAGCATGTTTCtttttttcataataaattaGATAGAGCAATACACAATAAATGTTCTGTTTGTCCATTGGCTAAGCAACATAGGTTAAACTTCTCTATTAGTGAGCACCTAAGTACTAAGCCTTTTCAGCTTGTTCACATGGATGTATGGGGACCTTATAAgatagctactcatgataataaGCATTACTTTCTTACAGTTGTTGATGATTATACTAGAGCAACCTGGATTTTTCTCATGCAGTTGAAAAGTGAAACAATCATATTTCTCAAACAGTTCTTTTGCATAGTACAAAAAAAATTTGGTGTTTGTGTTAAGACAGTTAGGACAGACAATGGTAAAGAATTCTATAATGATCAGTGGAATGTTTTCTTGCAAAATCATGAAGTAATTCACTAAAGTAGCTGTGTGcacactccacaacaaaatggagtggctAAAAAAACATAGACACATCTTAGATACAACAAGAGCACTGAAGTTTCAGGCTGGAATACCAAGTAAGTTTGGGGGGAATGTGTGCAAACAACTATTTATCTTATAAACAGACTACCTGCTAGAGTACTAGGTAGTAAAAGTCCTTTTGAGTTACTACATGGCAGACAACCCTCACTAACACATCTGAAAACTTTGGATGTTTGTGTTATGCTACAAATGTGGTGAAGGAGGACAAATTTGGCCCTAGAGCTAGCAAAGTTGTTCCAATGGGGTATTCCACTACTCAAAAGGGATATAGACTGTTTGACAGAAAGACTAACTCTTTCTTTGTGAGCAGGGATGTCATATTCAGGGAATCAACATTTCCTTTTCTTATCTCACAACACCAATAGTCTGTTCCTACTAATCATTTCccaagtcacatagatgatgtcttTGAAACAATGTAAAGGGAGAAGATGATCACCATGGATCCAGAACTCTCAAATTCAACAAGCGTGGAATTCAATCACATATGTTCAGATGCAGATGCAGCTCATGATGCAGATGACAATAATGGTGATGTAGCGGAACAAACAGATACCACAGATGTAGCTGATCATGATATAGCTGATCATACAGATACACCTAGAAATGTAGAATCACATATGTCAACTAAAGTGGCCCCAACTGAACTTCCCATAGCACCTACTGCTCCTACTCCTATTGCTCTCCCTAGACAGTCAAGTAGAATAAATAACCCTCCTATTTGGATGCATGATTATCTAGTTGGTGGAAAGAAGAATTCTCAATACCCTTATCCAATATCAAACTTCCTATCTTACGACAATGTCACACATAAATACAGGGATTACATCATGGCTTTCTCAACAATCACAGAACCACATAGTTTCAGGGAAGCAGTAAAAGATGACAGATGGATACAAGCCATAAAATAGGAGATTGAAGCTCTAAAGGACAATAAAACTTGGGTGGTGGTGGACCTGCCACCTAAAAAATCCTCTATAGGATCAAAATAAGTCTACAAAATCAAGTACAAAGCAAATGGAGAGGTGGAGAAATTTAAGGCTCGACTTGTTGCCAAAGTATATAATCAACAAGAAGACCTAGATTACCATGAGACTTTC
Above is a window of Nicotiana tabacum cultivar K326 chromosome 8, ASM71507v2, whole genome shotgun sequence DNA encoding:
- the LOC142163420 gene encoding uncharacterized protein LOC142163420, producing the protein MAEMTKIDYTHPLFLQPSDTPGLAKRELGFITRTCIKASFEDKWHEEWETCNEIAHSWIMNSVSKDLLSGIIYTSDAHVVWEDLKRQFDKVNRVRIFQMHRGISRLSQGSDSVVVYFTKLKELWAEYDVLVPNCGCVKLKEYVIHLHQQRLMQFLDGLNDTYDQARRQILMKMTEPTLNQAYAMITQDESQQFMGGSAMEEKMDPMAMQVGRGQDFRGKKQFLQCEHCYMKGHTKENFFKIIGYPDDFKRKKNY